A part of Arachis hypogaea cultivar Tifrunner chromosome 12, arahy.Tifrunner.gnm2.J5K5, whole genome shotgun sequence genomic DNA contains:
- the LOC140173017 gene encoding uncharacterized protein yields the protein MKRVNQIASARGNRRVKLVAKYSMKMKKYKKAARDILTPRVGYGLADELKRAGFWVQSVLDKPQLRIMHWKVTWWVECIVVVSDDYDFANVIREAKLRCLKTVVIGDTIDGVLLW from the coding sequence ATGAAAAGGGTGAACCAGATAGCATCTGCAAGGGGGAACCGGAGGGTGAAGTTGGTGGCAAAGTATTCGATGAAGATGAAAAAGTATAAGAAGGCTGCAAGGGATATTCTTACTCCAAGGGTGGGGTATGGTTTGGCAGATGAGCTGAAACGCGCAGGATTTTGGGTTCAGTCCGTGTTGGATAAGCCACAACTGCGGATCATGCATTGGAAAGTCACATGGTGGGTTGAATGCATAGTAGTTGTGTCGGATGATTATGATTTCGCTAATGTAATAAGGGAAGCGAAGCTACGATGTCTAAAGACAGTTGTCATCGGGGATACTATCGATGGTGTATTACTGTGGTGA
- the LOC112726780 gene encoding zinc finger CCCH domain-containing protein 48 gives MAIITTTKRTERFRRTTPPTCKYWLAGRCNRNPCQFSHSLPTSPSNVYYNANTTYKHSKKPDSSVEKIASSSAKKAINCTPKNFKKPENCALKAVECRPESISVGLASSSVKKAINCAPKALKKPENCAQKAVECRPEAEAISVEKPTKCEEKAVLIEKTADVEDVATVAKASVDKSRSICKSWMTDNCVDGDLCQNLHSWFYGDGFSTLAKLHEHNKAITGIALPAGSNKLISGSTDGTVRAWDCNTGRCVNMIHLNSPVTSLISEGPWIFAGVKNAVKAWNIHTGADVTLDGPKGQVLSLNVGNDILLAGAEDGVIYAWRCSFESPFKMVATLGGHSKPVVCLAIGSHKMLYSGSMDHSIKVWDLDTFQGTMTLNGHTDVVTSLICWDNYLLSGSSDCTVNVWVCTEEGTLEVTYTHTHQIAVLGLYGMTDVEAKPILFCSCKDNSVRMYELPTFLERGRLFTRQEVRSFQIGPGGLFFTGDGTGLLNVWKWLEEAKVPT, from the exons ATGGCTATTATAACAACAACAAAGAGGACTGAACGGTTCCGTCGTACAACACCACCAACATGCAAGTATTGGCTAGCTGGGAGATGCAACAGAAATCCTTGTCAATTTTCACATAGCTTACCAACCTCGCCATCCAATGTATACTATAATGCCAATACGACATATAAGCATTCGAAGAAGCCCGATTCGTCCGTTGAGAAGATCGCCAGTTCCTCTGCTAAGAAGGCAATAAATTGCACACCCAAGAACTTCAAGAAGCCAGAAAATTGTGCACTAAAGGCTGTTGAGTGCAGACCAGAATCTATATCTGTTGGCTTGGCCAGTTCCTCTGTTAAGAAGGCAATAAATTGCGCACCCAAGGCCTTGAAGAAGCCAGAAAATTGTGCACAAAAGGCTGTTGAGTGCAGACCAGAAGCAGAAGCTATATCTGTTGAGAAGCCAACCAAGTGTGAAGAAAAGGCTGTATTGATTGAAAAGACTGCAGACGTGGAAGATGTGGCCACTGTTGCTAAGGCTTCTGTGGATAAATCACGCAGTATTTGCAAATCTTGGATGACTGACAATTGTGTGGACGGTGACTTGTGTCAGAATTTGCATTCATGGTTTTATGGTGATGGGTTTTCTACGCTTGCAAAGCTTCATGAACACAACAAG GCAATCACTGGCATTGCACTGCCGGCTGGTTCAAACAAACTTATTTCTGGTAGCACTGACGGCACAGTTCGAGCATGGGACTGCAACACTGGCCGTTGTGTTAACATGATCCATCTTAATTCTCCAGTTACCTCACTTATATCTGAGGGCCCATGGATCTTTGCCGGTGTGAAAAATGCTGTGAAA GCATGGAATATTCATACGGGTGCAGATGTTACTCTTGATGGACCTAAAGGGCAAGTCCTTTCATTGAATGTAGGCAATGATATCCTCCTTGCTGGAGCAGAG GATGGTGTTATTTATGCTTGGAGATGCAGCTTTGAGTCTCCTTTCAAAATGGTTGCAACACTAGGTGGTCATAGTAAACCAGTGGTTTGTCTTGCTATTGGATCTCACAAGATGCTTTATTCTGGATCCATGGACCATAGCATTaag GTTTGGGACCTTGATACATTCCAGGGCACAATGACACTTAACGGGCATACCGACGTTGTCACATCACTTATTTGCTGGGACAATTACTTGTTATCGGGTTCATCTGATTGCACAGTCAATGTTTGGGTGTGCACCGAGGAGGGAACTCTAGAAGTGACATACACTCACACTCACCAAATT gCTGTTCTTGGACTGTATGGGATGACTGATGTAGAGGCCAAGCCAATATTGTTTTGCTCGTGCAAAGATAATTCAGTTCGTATGTATGAATTGCCGAC gtttctagagagaggtcGACTATTTACAAGACAAGAAGTTCGATCCTTTCAGATAGGCCCTGGCGGACTCTTCTTCACTGGAGATGGGACTGGTTTGCTGAATGTGTGGAAATGGTTAGAAGAGGCCAAGGTGCCAACATAG